TGACGGACGATGAAATCCAAAACATGCCCTACGCCAGCCAGTATATGCAGCTTAACGGCGGTCCCCAGCTGTTTGTGGTACTCGCGTTTGCAGAAAATGGACAGCAGAAATGGGTGACTCAGGATCGGGCTATTCTCGTCACGCAGCATGGGCGCATTGTGAAAACGCACCTTGGCGGAGATAACCTGCTCGAGGTGAATAATCTGGCTGCAGACCCGCTCATCAAACCCAATCAGATAGTCGACGGCGCAACGTGGACCCGCACGATGGGCTGGACTGAACATCAGCAGATACGCTATGCCACCGCCCGATCGGTTTTCAGATGGGATGGCACAGACACCATCAAGGTCGGCAGTGATAACACGCCGGTACGGATCCTCGATGAAGAGGTCACCACCGATCAAACGCGCTGGCATAACCGCTACTGGATCGACAGTGAAGGGCAGATTCGCCAGTCGGAACAGTCTCTTGGCGCACGTTACTTCCCGGTGAAAACCACGCTGATTAAGGCGGCAAAATCATGATCAAACGAGTTGTTATGGCGCTGCTGTTGAGCCTGAACGCCGCGTCTGTTTTTGCTGCGGGTAGCGTTAAGGTCTTTACCTCCACCGGCGCAGAGCCGAAAACGCTGACCGGGGCCGAACATCTGCTCGACCTGGTTGGACAGCCGCGATTGAGTAATAGCTGGTGGCCAGGCGCGGTTATCAGCGAAGAGCGGGCAACGACGGAGGCAGAGCGTCAGCAGCAGGCATTACTGGCTCGTCTGGCAGCGCTGGGTGCTGAAGAAAACGGTGTTGATGCCGCGGCTATCAACACGCTGCGCCAGCAAATTCACGCGCTGAAGGTGACCGGCAGACAGAAAATTAACCTTGACCCGGATGTGGTGCGCGTCAGCGAGCGAGGCAACCCGCCGTTGCAGGGCAATTACACGCTGTGGGTCGGACCGCAGCCAACGGATATCACGCTGTTTGGCCTGCTAAGCCGTCCGGGTAAACAACCGTTTGTGCCCGGGCGTGATGTTGCCAGCTATCTCGATGGGCAAAGTCGGCTTAGCGGTGCGGATCGTAGCTTCGCCTGGGTCATCTATCCCGACGGGCGCACGCAGAAAGTACCGATTGCTTACTGGAACAAACGTCACGTTGAGCCGATGCCCGGCAGCATCATTTTTGTCGGACTCTCTGATGCTGTCTGGAGCAGCACCCCGGATGAAATCAATGCTGATATTCTTCGCACCCTGACCCAGCGGATACCTGAATAATGAGAAAAACTTACCTGCTCAGCTTACTGGCGCTGGGCGTAAGCGTTGCCTGCCACGGTGAAACCTGGCCCGCGCCCATTGGGCCTTCGCAGTCCGATTTTGGCGGTGTGGGGCTGCTGCAAACGCCAACCGCACGCATGGCGCGCGAGGGCGAAATGAGCCTCAACTACCGCGATAACGATCAGTACCGCTACTACTCTGCGTCGGTGCAACTGTTCCCGTGGCTGGAAACCACGCTGCGCTATACCGATGTGCGTACCAAAAAATACAGCAGCGTCGAGTCGTTTTCAGGCGATCAGACATACAAGGATAAGGCGTTTGACCTCAAACTGCGGCTGTGGGAAGAGAGCTACTGGATGCCGCAGCTGGCCGTTGGCGCGCGCGATATCGGCGGAACTGGCCTGTTTGATGCGGAGTATATTGTGGCGAATAAAGCCTGGGGGCCGTTTGATTTCTCGCTTGGCCTGGGCTGGGGATATCTTGGCACCAGCGGTAACGTCAGTAATCCGTTTTGCTCATACAGCGATAAATTCTGTCATCGCGATAACAGCTACAAGCAGGCTGGTTCTATTGACGGCAGTCAGATGTTTCATGGTCCGGCATCATTGTTTGGCGGCGTGGAATATCAGACACCCTGGCAGCCGCTGCGCCTGAAACTGGAGTATGAAGGCAATAATTACCAGCAGGATTTTGCGGGCAAGCTGGATCAAAAGAGCAAGTTTAACGTCGGCGCTATCTATCGCGTCACCGATTGGGCCGACGTTAACCTCAGCTATGAGCGCAGGAACACCTTTATGTTTGGGTTCACGCTGCGGACTAACTTCAACGACTTGCGACCAAACTATAACGATAACACCCGTCCGAAGTATCAACCACAGCCGCAGGATGCGATTCTGCAACATTCGGTAGTGGCGAATCAGTTAACGCTGCTGAAATATAACGCCGGGCTGGCGGATCCCAAAATCCAGGTGCAGGGCGATACGCTGTATGTGACCGGCGAACAGGTGAAATATCGTGATTCGCGAGAAGGGATCGAACGCGCCAATCGGATCGTGATGAACTCCCTTCCCGACGGGATCCGCACGATCCGTATTACCGAAAATCGCCTTAACTTGCCGCAGGTTACGACCGAAACGGATGTTTCCAGCCTTAAGCGACACCTGGAAGGTGAGCCGTTGGGTCATGAAACCCCGCTGGCGCAAAAACGCGTTGAGCCTGTGGTGCCGAAAACGACCGAGCAGGGTTGGTATATTGATAAGTCTCGCTTTGATTTTCATATTGATCCGGTGCTCAATCAGTCGGTGGGCGGCCCGGAAAACTTCTATATGTACCAGTTGGGCGTGATGGGAACGGCGGATTGGTGGGTGACCGATCATCTGCTGACCACCGGGAGTTTGTTCGCCAACCTCGCCAATAACTATGACAAATTTAACTACACTAACCCGCCGCAGGATTCGCATTTACCACGCGTGCGTACCCATGTGCGCGAGTATGTGCAAAACGATGTCTACGTGAATAACCTGCAGGCCAACTACTTTCAGTCACTCGGAAACGGGTTCTATGGACAGGTTTACGCTGGTTACCTGGAGACCATGTACGGCGGGGCGGGGGCAGAAGTGCTGTATCGTCCGTTAGACAGCAACTGGGCGTTTGGCATTGACGCCAACTATGTGAAACAGCGTGACTGGCGTAGCGCGCAGGATATGATGAAATTCACCGACTACAGCGTGAAGACCGGGCATTTGACGGCTTACTGGAATCCTTCATTCGCCCAGGATGTACTGGTGAAAGCCAGCGTAGGCCAGTATCTGGCGGGAGATAAGGGGGGAACGCTGGAAATTGCCAAACGCTTCGACAGCGGAGTGGTGGTGGGCGGCTATGCGACCATCACCGACGCCTCGCCGGATGAGTACGGAGAGGGCGATTTTACCAAAGGGGTGTACGTTTCCGTACCGTTGGATCTGTTCTCGTCAGGCCCGACCCGCAGCCGTGCGGCGATTGGCTGGACGCCGTTGACGCGTGACGGTGGGCAGCAGCTTGGACGTAAGTTTGGTCTGTATGATATGACCAGCGATCGCAGCGTGAATTTCCGTTGATCGAGCCGTTTGCCAGCCGGATGGCGCTGCGCTTATCCGGCCTACAAACTACCTATATTGTCGGTTGGAGAAGGCATTTATGCCGCCATCCGGCAGCTTACAAACGACGCAATAATTTTGCCGGGTTGCCCGCGT
The Citrobacter arsenatis DNA segment above includes these coding regions:
- a CDS encoding YjbF family lipoprotein, giving the protein MKRPALIMVCLLLQACSASTEGLGHSLWDSVFGTPGVQMTDDEIQNMPYASQYMQLNGGPQLFVVLAFAENGQQKWVTQDRAILVTQHGRIVKTHLGGDNLLEVNNLAADPLIKPNQIVDGATWTRTMGWTEHQQIRYATARSVFRWDGTDTIKVGSDNTPVRILDEEVTTDQTRWHNRYWIDSEGQIRQSEQSLGARYFPVKTTLIKAAKS
- a CDS encoding capsule biosynthesis GfcC D2 domain-containing protein, whose product is MIKRVVMALLLSLNAASVFAAGSVKVFTSTGAEPKTLTGAEHLLDLVGQPRLSNSWWPGAVISEERATTEAERQQQALLARLAALGAEENGVDAAAINTLRQQIHALKVTGRQKINLDPDVVRVSERGNPPLQGNYTLWVGPQPTDITLFGLLSRPGKQPFVPGRDVASYLDGQSRLSGADRSFAWVIYPDGRTQKVPIAYWNKRHVEPMPGSIIFVGLSDAVWSSTPDEINADILRTLTQRIPE
- a CDS encoding YjbH domain-containing protein — translated: MRKTYLLSLLALGVSVACHGETWPAPIGPSQSDFGGVGLLQTPTARMAREGEMSLNYRDNDQYRYYSASVQLFPWLETTLRYTDVRTKKYSSVESFSGDQTYKDKAFDLKLRLWEESYWMPQLAVGARDIGGTGLFDAEYIVANKAWGPFDFSLGLGWGYLGTSGNVSNPFCSYSDKFCHRDNSYKQAGSIDGSQMFHGPASLFGGVEYQTPWQPLRLKLEYEGNNYQQDFAGKLDQKSKFNVGAIYRVTDWADVNLSYERRNTFMFGFTLRTNFNDLRPNYNDNTRPKYQPQPQDAILQHSVVANQLTLLKYNAGLADPKIQVQGDTLYVTGEQVKYRDSREGIERANRIVMNSLPDGIRTIRITENRLNLPQVTTETDVSSLKRHLEGEPLGHETPLAQKRVEPVVPKTTEQGWYIDKSRFDFHIDPVLNQSVGGPENFYMYQLGVMGTADWWVTDHLLTTGSLFANLANNYDKFNYTNPPQDSHLPRVRTHVREYVQNDVYVNNLQANYFQSLGNGFYGQVYAGYLETMYGGAGAEVLYRPLDSNWAFGIDANYVKQRDWRSAQDMMKFTDYSVKTGHLTAYWNPSFAQDVLVKASVGQYLAGDKGGTLEIAKRFDSGVVVGGYATITDASPDEYGEGDFTKGVYVSVPLDLFSSGPTRSRAAIGWTPLTRDGGQQLGRKFGLYDMTSDRSVNFR